In a genomic window of Sulfurimonas denitrificans DSM 1251:
- the tlyA gene encoding 23S rRNA (cytidine-2'-O)-methyltransferase TlyA, producing MSRLDNYLVENGQCESRNKAQNIIKEGLVSVNGEQIIKSSYALKSSDKVVVKEHKEYVSRAAFKLSAFLGELSLNLKDKTALDIGSSTGGFTQVLLEEGAKEVTAVDVGREQLHVSLKNDARVHSYEECDIREFKSDKSFDIVVSDVAFISLLYILDDVDRLSHDKIILLFKPQFEVGREAKRDKNGVVTDEKAILQAMIKFEDTCKLKDWKLLKKSPSKITGKEGNLEYCYLFEK from the coding sequence TTGAGCAGGCTTGATAACTATCTGGTAGAAAATGGACAATGCGAGAGTAGAAACAAAGCGCAAAACATCATAAAAGAGGGACTTGTAAGCGTAAACGGCGAGCAGATAATCAAGAGTTCGTATGCCCTAAAAAGTAGCGATAAAGTTGTAGTAAAAGAGCATAAAGAGTATGTCTCCCGCGCAGCTTTTAAGCTTAGTGCTTTTTTAGGCGAGTTGTCTCTTAATCTAAAAGATAAAACAGCCCTTGACATCGGCTCTTCAACTGGTGGTTTTACGCAGGTTTTACTAGAAGAGGGTGCAAAAGAAGTAACCGCTGTAGATGTTGGACGTGAGCAGTTACATGTAAGCCTAAAAAATGATGCAAGAGTCCACTCTTACGAGGAGTGCGACATAAGAGAGTTTAAGAGTGATAAGAGTTTTGACATAGTTGTAAGTGATGTCGCTTTTATCTCTCTGCTATATATTTTAGATGATGTAGATAGACTCTCGCATGACAAAATTATTCTGCTCTTTAAACCACAGTTTGAAGTAGGACGAGAAGCAAAAAGAGACAAAAACGGTGTAGTAACGGATGAGAAAGCAATACTTCAAGCGATGATAAAGTTTGAAGATACATGTAAGTTAAAGGATTGGAAATTGCTTAAAAAATCTCCGTCAAAGATTACTGGCAAAGAGGGAAATCTGGAATACTGTTACCTTTTTGAGAAGTAA
- a CDS encoding transporter: MKKIFIRSLLIAPILLSADVLPAINAKGGALALPEGKLKMGITHINFDRESMFNGASEVQNRENLNATANITTVALSYGLSSKTTISTIIPYKNIEATARLGNNNVAIDNQGLGDIVLAARHVLVSMSDADYQLSLDVGLKLPTGATNGSFKTAPVVANGVNTPLPTQMGTGEFEYMIGLGVTKMLSESWEIDAHTMYTHRPKAHNNYDFGDEIALNLSTTKAITSQFNIGVEYNIKHNTKTDMGKDTNAPLRSMLPFKAFSGTAAYVTPQIEFLPFSKPKIHIGVGVSFLAHYDLEEYQPLEKERFIVRFGYLF, translated from the coding sequence ATGAAAAAAATATTTATAAGGTCACTTTTAATAGCTCCTATTCTATTAAGTGCAGATGTATTGCCCGCTATAAACGCTAAAGGTGGCGCTTTAGCTCTGCCAGAGGGGAAGTTAAAGATGGGGATTACACATATTAATTTTGATAGAGAGAGTATGTTTAATGGAGCAAGCGAAGTACAAAACAGAGAAAATCTTAATGCAACAGCAAACATAACTACAGTCGCTTTGAGTTATGGACTCTCAAGCAAAACAACCATCAGCACAATTATCCCTTATAAAAACATTGAAGCAACAGCAAGATTAGGCAATAATAACGTTGCCATAGACAACCAAGGTTTAGGCGATATTGTCTTAGCGGCAAGACACGTTTTAGTCTCAATGAGTGATGCAGATTATCAACTCTCTTTAGATGTAGGCTTAAAACTCCCAACAGGCGCTACAAACGGCTCATTTAAAACGGCTCCTGTTGTTGCAAATGGCGTTAACACTCCTCTTCCTACACAGATGGGGACGGGAGAGTTTGAGTACATGATAGGGCTTGGAGTTACAAAGATGCTTAGCGAGAGTTGGGAGATAGATGCACATACTATGTACACTCACAGACCAAAAGCTCATAACAACTACGATTTTGGTGATGAGATAGCGCTTAATCTCTCAACTACAAAAGCTATCACAAGCCAATTTAACATAGGTGTTGAGTACAATATAAAACACAATACAAAAACAGATATGGGGAAAGACACAAATGCACCGCTTCGCTCTATGCTTCCATTTAAAGCTTTTAGCGGAACAGCAGCTTATGTGACTCCGCAAATAGAGTTTTTACCATTTTCAAAACCTAAAATCCATATAGGTGTTGGTGTCTCATTTTTGGCACATTACGATTTAGAAGAGTATCAGCCACTCGAAAAAGAGAGATTTATTGTAAGATTTGGGTATCTCTTTTAA
- a CDS encoding diguanylate cyclase, which translates to MRKIKKLLYIYRSLSLLKKFLLAPALGLLLVLPFYIFAFFSMNNINNSVKEFNKELNPLQETAYKNIFLLEKAVNDINSAIAAKEIEWIDSAEIHIEEIRENLHKFFQSSYQKDAQEAIKALDAYYKVARDVSQKIIETDNNYRNIESDTKKVIENYKALDTSLKNIKLKIKQDIATSVNFIYESTTFLLLNGNLIFLVWFILSTLIIVIVYRDIKYKINTIVKDSKEIASGDVDFEKRLCIVSYDELGQIIKSINVFINKLHKSHEELSEAKKELERLYITDQLTGVYNRVKIDEIIDIELKKQKRYGYVCSVIMIDIDLFKLVNDTYGHLAGDLTLKEFSALLKSNVRDTDNVGRWGGEEFIIVSPQTDQDGALSLANHLRSKIEEFTFTTVGKKTASFGVASCSEDDDIQSLIDNADKALYRAKNSGRNKVVTHNA; encoded by the coding sequence ATGAGGAAAATTAAAAAGCTTCTCTATATCTATCGCTCACTCTCTCTTCTTAAAAAGTTTCTGCTTGCACCTGCATTAGGTCTTCTGCTTGTATTGCCCTTTTATATCTTTGCATTTTTTAGCATGAACAATATTAATAATTCAGTAAAAGAGTTCAATAAAGAGTTAAATCCGCTACAAGAGACGGCATACAAAAACATCTTTTTACTTGAAAAAGCAGTAAATGATATAAATAGTGCTATCGCAGCAAAAGAGATAGAGTGGATAGATTCTGCAGAGATTCATATAGAAGAGATAAGAGAAAATCTCCATAAATTTTTTCAAAGCAGTTATCAAAAAGATGCTCAAGAAGCCATTAAAGCTCTAGATGCTTACTATAAAGTAGCCAGAGATGTTTCTCAAAAAATTATCGAAACAGATAACAACTACAGAAATATAGAGAGTGATACAAAAAAAGTGATTGAAAATTATAAGGCACTTGATACATCACTAAAAAATATAAAACTAAAAATAAAGCAAGATATTGCAACTAGCGTTAATTTTATCTATGAAAGTACAACTTTTTTATTGCTCAATGGAAACCTTATTTTTCTTGTGTGGTTTATACTATCTACACTTATTATTGTTATAGTCTATAGAGATATTAAATACAAAATAAACACCATAGTCAAAGATTCAAAAGAGATTGCAAGTGGTGATGTTGACTTTGAAAAAAGACTCTGCATTGTCTCCTATGATGAACTTGGTCAAATAATAAAATCAATAAATGTATTTATAAATAAACTACATAAAAGTCATGAAGAGCTCTCTGAAGCAAAAAAAGAGCTAGAGAGATTATATATCACAGATCAGCTTACTGGTGTATATAATAGGGTTAAAATTGATGAAATAATAGATATAGAGTTAAAAAAACAGAAAAGATATGGATATGTATGTTCCGTTATTATGATTGATATAGACCTATTTAAACTCGTTAACGACACTTATGGTCATCTTGCTGGAGATTTGACTCTAAAGGAGTTTTCTGCTCTTCTTAAGAGTAATGTTAGAGATACTGACAATGTTGGCAGATGGGGCGGTGAAGAGTTTATAATCGTATCTCCGCAAACAGATCAAGATGGAGCTCTCTCTTTGGCTAATCACTTAAGAAGCAAGATAGAGGAGTTTACTTTTACAACAGTTGGCAAAAAAACAGCAAGTTTTGGAGTAGCATCTTGCAGTGAAGATGATGATATCCAATCACTTATCGATAACGCCGATAAAGCACTATACAGAGCAAAAAATAGCGGTCGCAATAAAGTAGTTACTCATAACGCTTAG
- a CDS encoding tRNA pseudouridine(13) synthase TruD, with amino-acid sequence MSTIIKELDREYLLSTQDIDFKFYQNERDFRVDEIAKEEFLGKGNYLILHVQKIEITTWDMIAVFAELLELPAQKIGYAGLKDKHATTTQYISVESKYEPLLKNFQHKNIKILEKTRHSHSIRMGDLKGNRFSINLYDVDLMDAGKIEKVARKIAKNGLPNYFGYQRFGRDEGSVAQAKDMLKGEVFIEDSKIKSFLISVYQSHYFNEWLRERIILSREKNNSEFLLLSGDVLLSKDGKLSTPKIVPTKEFAQNKVVPTGLLCGRDTFRAKYEAREIEERFDDEFLQEKGQRREALIYPSNIECKFVKKETMLTLSFSLPKGSYATVFLESIAGKNYTAKDVKQDKSKKKR; translated from the coding sequence ATTTCTACAATTATAAAAGAGTTAGATAGAGAGTATCTACTAAGCACACAAGATATAGATTTTAAGTTTTATCAAAATGAGAGAGATTTTAGAGTCGATGAAATTGCTAAAGAGGAGTTTTTAGGCAAAGGAAATTATCTCATCTTACATGTACAAAAAATTGAGATAACAACTTGGGATATGATAGCTGTCTTTGCAGAACTCCTAGAACTCCCTGCACAAAAGATAGGTTACGCTGGACTTAAAGACAAACATGCAACAACTACTCAGTACATCTCAGTAGAGTCAAAATATGAGCCACTACTTAAAAATTTTCAACATAAAAATATAAAAATTTTAGAAAAAACAAGACATTCACACTCTATTAGAATGGGCGACTTAAAAGGCAATAGATTTAGTATAAATCTTTATGATGTTGATCTTATGGACGCTGGCAAAATAGAGAAAGTTGCTAGAAAGATAGCAAAAAATGGGCTTCCAAACTACTTTGGTTATCAGAGATTTGGACGAGATGAGGGAAGCGTTGCACAAGCAAAAGATATGCTAAAGGGAGAGGTCTTTATCGAAGATTCAAAGATAAAGAGCTTTTTGATTTCGGTATATCAAAGCCACTACTTTAATGAGTGGTTAAGAGAGAGAATTATTTTAAGCAGAGAAAAAAACAACAGTGAATTCTTACTTTTGAGCGGAGATGTTTTACTTTCAAAAGATGGCAAACTCTCAACCCCAAAGATAGTTCCAACTAAAGAGTTTGCTCAAAATAAAGTAGTTCCAACTGGTCTTTTATGCGGTAGAGATACCTTTCGTGCTAAGTATGAGGCAAGAGAGATAGAAGAGAGGTTTGATGATGAGTTCTTGCAAGAGAAGGGGCAAAGAAGAGAAGCTCTTATTTATCCAAGCAATATTGAGTGTAAATTTGTAAAAAAAGAGACTATGCTAACTCTCTCTTTTTCTTTACCAAAAGGCTCTTACGCAACTGTATTTTTAGAGAGTATCGCAGGAAAAAACTACACTGCAAAAGATGTAAAACAGGACAAAAGTAAAAAAAAGAGATAA
- a CDS encoding ABC transporter substrate-binding protein encodes MKSFIYSLILLSLLMVGTLEAKVKKLVVSGPFATVSHPILHMIETNALADVADKVEFKLWKNPDELRAMTIRGNVDFVAIPTNTAAILNNKDVDIKLLNVSVWGILGMISRDDSLKSLKDFKGKKIAVPFRADMPDIVFKKLLKKEGLDPQKDFELVYVANPIDAMQMLIMRRVDHSLLAEPAISMALRKTKSFPISLVAPDLFRSVDLQKEWGEVFGNSGDIPQAGIAVMGHIKDEHLIKRFQEEYAKSLEWYKANPKEAGKLVAKKIDLLNEDAVSDSISHVRIKNVTASEAKKDLEFFFNVLKEEDPKSIGDKLPNDDFYYKVK; translated from the coding sequence ATGAAAAGTTTTATCTATTCACTTATTTTACTCTCGCTCTTAATGGTAGGAACCTTGGAGGCAAAGGTAAAAAAACTTGTAGTCTCTGGACCTTTTGCTACGGTTTCCCATCCCATACTTCACATGATAGAGACAAATGCACTTGCAGATGTTGCTGATAAAGTTGAATTTAAACTCTGGAAAAACCCAGATGAACTTCGTGCCATGACGATTAGAGGCAATGTTGATTTTGTGGCAATCCCTACAAATACTGCAGCGATTTTAAATAACAAAGACGTTGACATAAAACTTCTCAATGTCTCTGTTTGGGGTATTTTAGGGATGATTAGCCGAGATGATTCACTCAAATCCCTTAAAGATTTTAAAGGCAAAAAGATAGCTGTTCCATTTCGCGCAGATATGCCAGACATAGTCTTTAAAAAACTTCTTAAAAAAGAGGGTTTAGACCCACAAAAAGATTTTGAGCTAGTCTATGTTGCAAACCCAATAGACGCCATGCAAATGCTTATCATGAGAAGAGTAGATCACTCACTTCTAGCTGAACCAGCAATTTCAATGGCGCTTAGAAAAACAAAATCATTTCCCATCAGCCTAGTTGCACCTGATTTGTTTAGAAGTGTTGATTTACAAAAGGAGTGGGGAGAAGTTTTTGGTAACTCTGGAGATATCCCTCAAGCAGGTATCGCTGTTATGGGGCATATAAAAGATGAGCACCTCATAAAAAGATTTCAAGAAGAGTATGCAAAATCTCTAGAGTGGTACAAAGCAAACCCTAAAGAAGCAGGGAAGCTTGTTGCAAAAAAGATTGACCTTTTAAATGAAGATGCAGTGAGCGACTCTATCTCACATGTAAGAATTAAAAACGTAACAGCGAGTGAAGCCAAAAAAGATTTGGAGTTTTTCTTTAATGTCTTAAAGGAGGAAGATCCAAAGAGTATAGGCGATAAACTGCCAAATGATGATTTTTACTACAAGGTTAAGTAG
- the ligA gene encoding NAD-dependent DNA ligase LigA, whose product MKKEQYIKAVELLNLYSYHYYVLDDAITTDEVYDKLYHEVLEYEESHKEDILKNSPTQRVGDTVSEGFSKAPHLSRMWSLEDVFDSDGLQKWLIKTYKLDSNISFYCEPKYDGASLNLIYENGELSQAITRGDGEVGELITQNVKTIRSVPLSIEHKEKIEIRGEVVIFKDEFEKINQTRLKDGEALFANPRNAAAGSLRQLDSSITASRNLVFLPYGVGENFLEHKLLSQKMEYIYSLGFKKPPFCATCKDFNEIEAVYQEMSRNRDSYPMMLDGMVVKVDEIAAQIDMGYTVKNPRFSVAYKFPAVEKITTIKEIILQVGRTGAVTPVAIVEPTNIDGVVVERATLHNFDEIQRKDIRINDHVIILRSGDVIPKIIKVLTHERDGSEVEYKRPTICPVCESELLDEGVLLKCQNLTCEARVINSIIYFASKPCLNIDGLGVKIVEALFNSGLVKSVVDLFDLTLEKLLTLEGFKEKKAQNLLDALGSAKGCEYWRFVNSLGIEHIGEVASKTLSAKFGSGFIDATKDEIVACDGVGEEMAESLLEFIRVNRETILKLQNILKPLEPLQRQEAKENPFKGKSVVLTGSMSESRDMIKEMLESLGAKVVSSVSKKTDFVIYGEDAGSKYDKAMDLGVECLNEDEMRSKIEQA is encoded by the coding sequence ATGAAAAAAGAGCAATATATAAAAGCAGTAGAGCTTCTAAACCTCTACTCTTACCACTATTATGTCCTAGATGATGCAATCACAACTGATGAAGTTTATGATAAGCTTTACCATGAGGTTTTAGAGTATGAAGAGAGTCATAAAGAAGATATCTTAAAAAACTCTCCGACTCAAAGAGTAGGGGACACGGTCTCTGAGGGATTTTCAAAAGCCCCTCATCTAAGCCGTATGTGGAGTTTGGAAGATGTTTTTGACTCCGATGGTTTGCAAAAGTGGCTTATAAAAACTTATAAACTAGATAGTAATATCTCATTTTACTGTGAGCCGAAGTATGACGGTGCGAGTTTGAATCTTATCTATGAAAATGGTGAACTCTCTCAAGCAATAACACGCGGTGACGGAGAAGTAGGCGAGCTAATAACCCAAAATGTAAAAACTATCCGCTCAGTTCCTCTTAGCATAGAGCATAAAGAAAAAATCGAGATTCGCGGCGAAGTAGTAATTTTTAAAGATGAGTTTGAAAAAATAAACCAAACGAGACTAAAAGATGGCGAAGCACTTTTTGCAAACCCTAGAAATGCCGCTGCGGGAAGCCTTAGACAGCTTGATTCAAGCATAACAGCCTCAAGAAACTTAGTTTTTTTACCTTATGGAGTTGGAGAAAATTTTCTTGAACATAAACTATTAAGTCAAAAGATGGAGTATATTTATTCACTAGGTTTTAAAAAACCGCCGTTTTGTGCTACATGTAAAGATTTCAACGAGATAGAAGCGGTGTATCAAGAGATGAGTAGAAATAGAGATAGTTATCCTATGATGCTTGATGGAATGGTTGTAAAAGTAGATGAGATAGCCGCACAGATAGATATGGGCTACACTGTTAAAAATCCCCGTTTTTCAGTTGCATATAAGTTTCCAGCAGTTGAGAAGATAACCACCATAAAAGAGATTATTCTTCAAGTTGGACGAACTGGTGCGGTCACTCCAGTGGCAATTGTAGAGCCGACAAACATTGATGGTGTAGTTGTTGAGAGAGCAACTTTACATAATTTTGATGAGATACAGAGAAAAGATATTCGCATAAACGATCATGTTATCATCCTTAGAAGCGGCGATGTAATTCCTAAAATCATAAAAGTTTTAACACATGAGAGAGACGGGAGCGAAGTAGAGTATAAGCGACCGACAATTTGCCCAGTATGTGAGAGTGAGCTTTTAGATGAGGGCGTACTTTTAAAGTGTCAAAATCTTACATGTGAAGCAAGAGTTATCAACTCAATCATCTATTTTGCTTCAAAGCCATGTCTAAATATCGACGGCTTAGGAGTTAAAATAGTTGAGGCTCTTTTTAACTCAGGGCTTGTTAAAAGTGTTGTTGATTTGTTTGATTTGACACTTGAGAAACTCTTAACACTAGAGGGTTTCAAGGAGAAAAAAGCTCAAAACCTGCTTGATGCGCTTGGTAGTGCAAAAGGGTGTGAGTATTGGAGATTTGTAAACTCTCTTGGGATTGAGCATATCGGAGAGGTTGCATCTAAAACTCTAAGTGCAAAATTTGGAAGCGGTTTTATAGACGCTACAAAAGATGAGATAGTCGCATGTGATGGCGTAGGCGAAGAGATGGCGGAGTCACTTTTAGAGTTTATCAGAGTAAACAGAGAAACTATCCTAAAACTCCAAAATATACTAAAACCGCTTGAACCATTGCAAAGGCAAGAGGCGAAAGAGAACCCATTTAAGGGCAAAAGCGTAGTTCTTACTGGAAGTATGAGCGAGTCAAGAGATATGATAAAAGAGATGCTAGAGTCTTTGGGTGCAAAGGTAGTATCGAGCGTAAGTAAGAAAACTGATTTCGTAATTTATGGCGAAGATGCAGGAAGCAAATATGACAAAGCTATGGATTTGGGCGTTGAGTGTTTAAATGAAGATGAGATGAGGAGCAAAATTGAGCAGGCTTGA
- a CDS encoding F0F1 ATP synthase subunit A, with amino-acid sequence MGELFTFFGLISHDKTFIYMTHMLLAAGIALMLVKMAMSNLKVVPTGTQNVMEAYISGVLKMGTDVMGQEAARRYLPLVATIGLFVGIANLIGVVPGFEAPTAFLEFAFTLALSVFIYYNYEGIRRQGVVKYFKHFLGPVWWLYWLMFPIEIVSHFSRLVSLSFRLFGNVKGDDMFLMVILMLAPWVLPMIPYALLTFMAFLQAFIFMMLTYVYLGSAIAVEEH; translated from the coding sequence ATGGGTGAATTGTTCACATTTTTCGGTCTAATTTCTCACGATAAGACTTTTATCTATATGACACACATGTTACTAGCGGCTGGTATTGCACTGATGCTAGTTAAAATGGCTATGTCAAATCTAAAAGTAGTTCCAACTGGAACTCAAAATGTAATGGAAGCGTATATTTCTGGTGTTCTTAAAATGGGAACGGATGTTATGGGGCAAGAAGCTGCTCGTCGTTACCTTCCACTTGTTGCAACTATTGGTCTTTTTGTTGGTATTGCTAACTTAATCGGAGTTGTTCCAGGTTTTGAGGCTCCAACTGCATTTTTAGAGTTTGCATTTACACTTGCACTTTCCGTGTTTATTTACTATAACTATGAGGGTATTCGCCGTCAAGGTGTTGTTAAGTATTTCAAACATTTCTTAGGTCCTGTTTGGTGGTTATATTGGTTAATGTTTCCAATCGAGATAGTTTCTCACTTCTCACGTTTAGTTTCACTAAGTTTTCGTCTTTTTGGAAATGTTAAAGGTGATGACATGTTCTTGATGGTTATCTTGATGCTTGCTCCTTGGGTTCTACCTATGATTCCATACGCACTTCTTACATTTATGGCATTTTTACAAGCGTTTATTTTTATGATGCTTACTTATGTTTACCTTGGTAGTGCTATAGCTGTTGAAGAACACTAA
- the mgtE gene encoding magnesium transporter, translating into MDYFKTKLHELLLKREWNTLRHLLARNDSFELANLIEEIDDESEIIVIRLLSRAQTKEVFCLLSYEKQLQIIKKLAQSSHKLSILLNDMEPDDRTAFFEELPEEITQKLIKTLSSKEQAITIQLLEYPEDSIGRLMTPEYVAVKSEHTVEEAFAHIRKYGRDSETLNVIYVVDDERKLIDDIRIKELILALPTQRVEELLDYRFIALNAMDDQEKAISTFQDYDRVALPVLNSDGVLVGIVSIDDIMDVVEEESTEDFHKFGSFSEAISNPLKEKVFNLYKKRILWLVALVFMNIFSGEALSNFETLIQSMVSLVFFLPLLIDSGGNAGSQSATLMIRSLAIGDVKINDWYKLIAKEVGVALLLGLTMALAVGLVASFRAPEIALVVSMTMVIVVLNGSLIGMLLPFLFTKLKLDPATASAPLVTSIADISGVIIYFSIASWYFGIV; encoded by the coding sequence ATGGATTATTTTAAAACGAAACTTCATGAACTTCTATTAAAGAGAGAGTGGAATACTCTAAGGCATTTACTAGCCCGCAATGACTCTTTTGAATTAGCAAATCTTATCGAAGAGATAGATGATGAGAGTGAGATAATAGTAATAAGATTGCTCTCAAGAGCACAAACAAAAGAGGTATTTTGTCTCCTCTCTTATGAAAAACAGCTTCAGATTATAAAAAAACTAGCACAAAGTAGCCATAAACTCTCTATTTTGTTAAATGACATGGAGCCAGATGATAGGACTGCTTTTTTTGAGGAGCTTCCAGAGGAGATAACACAAAAACTCATAAAAACTCTCTCATCTAAAGAGCAAGCCATAACAATTCAACTGCTTGAGTATCCAGAGGATAGTATCGGAAGGTTGATGACCCCCGAATATGTCGCTGTAAAATCTGAACACACTGTTGAAGAGGCTTTTGCGCATATTAGAAAATATGGTAGAGACTCTGAGACTTTAAATGTTATTTACGTTGTGGATGATGAGCGAAAACTCATAGATGATATTCGTATAAAAGAGTTGATATTAGCTCTGCCTACACAGAGAGTTGAAGAACTTCTTGATTATAGATTTATCGCACTCAATGCTATGGATGATCAAGAAAAAGCTATCTCGACTTTTCAAGATTATGACAGAGTTGCACTTCCTGTTTTAAATAGTGATGGTGTCCTTGTCGGGATAGTATCAATCGATGATATTATGGACGTTGTAGAAGAGGAATCTACTGAAGACTTTCATAAGTTTGGTTCTTTTTCAGAGGCAATAAGTAATCCACTTAAAGAGAAAGTATTTAATTTATACAAAAAACGTATTCTTTGGCTTGTCGCACTTGTTTTTATGAATATTTTTTCAGGTGAAGCGTTGTCAAATTTTGAGACACTTATCCAGTCTATGGTATCTTTGGTTTTCTTCTTGCCACTACTCATAGATAGCGGAGGAAATGCAGGCTCACAATCAGCTACTCTAATGATACGCTCTTTAGCTATAGGTGATGTAAAAATTAATGACTGGTACAAACTTATAGCAAAAGAGGTAGGGGTGGCACTTTTATTAGGTCTCACTATGGCTTTAGCAGTTGGTTTAGTTGCAAGTTTTAGAGCCCCTGAAATAGCGTTAGTAGTCTCTATGACAATGGTAATTGTAGTTTTAAACGGAAGTCTCATTGGTATGCTTTTACCATTCTTATTTACAAAACTAAAGTTAGACCCAGCGACAGCGAGTGCTCCGCTTGTTACATCCATAGCAGATATTAGTGGAGTTATAATCTATTTTTCTATAGCATCATGGTATTTTGGAATAGTCTGA
- a CDS encoding bifunctional riboflavin kinase/FAD synthetase, protein MTDIRNSTAIAIGGFDGMHIGHQQLFRALDEKSTIVVIETGYANLTPKRERESFSHYPLLYLELNEIRHLNGEEFIAFLKDKFPKLQKIVVGYDFHFGKDRKYSFNNLKELFDNEVVVVNEVTLHGDSVHSHKIRAKLQIGDIVGANAFLGHNYTIKGTLVSGQGIGKKELVATINLEAKEYLMPKEGVYVTLTRIDDEEHFHPSVSFVGHRITTDGSFALESHILDGEVICKERATISFVSFIRENRKFDSLDELKKAIHKDIATASKELKFLQL, encoded by the coding sequence TTGACAGATATAAGAAACTCTACAGCAATCGCCATTGGCGGTTTTGATGGAATGCACATAGGACATCAGCAGCTCTTTAGAGCGCTTGATGAAAAAAGTACTATTGTAGTGATTGAGACAGGTTATGCAAATCTTACTCCAAAGAGAGAGAGGGAGTCTTTCTCCCATTATCCCCTACTTTATCTTGAACTTAATGAGATTCGCCATTTAAATGGAGAGGAATTTATAGCTTTTTTAAAAGATAAATTTCCAAAACTTCAAAAAATAGTAGTTGGTTACGATTTTCACTTTGGAAAAGATAGAAAATATTCGTTTAATAATTTAAAAGAGCTCTTTGATAACGAGGTGGTAGTGGTTAATGAGGTAACTCTTCATGGAGATTCTGTACATTCACATAAGATTAGAGCAAAACTTCAAATAGGTGATATTGTGGGAGCAAATGCTTTTTTAGGGCATAATTACACTATCAAAGGTACTTTAGTCTCTGGGCAGGGAATAGGCAAAAAAGAGTTGGTTGCTACAATAAATCTAGAAGCCAAAGAGTATCTGATGCCAAAAGAGGGTGTTTATGTGACACTGACACGCATTGATGATGAGGAGCATTTTCACCCTTCCGTTTCGTTTGTAGGTCATAGAATCACAACTGATGGTAGTTTTGCGCTAGAGAGCCATATATTAGATGGCGAAGTTATCTGCAAAGAGAGAGCTACTATAAGTTTTGTCTCATTTATCAGAGAAAATAGGAAGTTTGACTCACTAGATGAGTTAAAAAAAGCGATACACAAAGATATCGCCACTGCTTCAAAGGAGCTAAAATTTCTACAATTATAA
- a CDS encoding ABC transporter permease yields MKFALKILKDFPAFLWSGWGAISSILLFIALWDMGNQVYGDLVLPSPLETFKTLHAMLNDDSVIAEIKTTLYRSSVGFGISLLFGTALGLLAGFFATASMMSRPIVTILVGMPPIAWIVLAMIWFGMGDETVIFTVIVASFPIIFVGALQGTRTLDGDLKEMAKSFNFPWHMKFLDVYFPHIFSYVFPAWVSALGMAWKIVIMAELLATSDGIGASLATARSQLDTPTALAIVSIMIGSLMFIEYIILEPIKREVELWRD; encoded by the coding sequence ATGAAATTTGCACTTAAGATTTTAAAAGATTTTCCTGCATTTCTTTGGAGTGGTTGGGGAGCAATTTCTTCTATCCTTCTTTTTATCGCTCTTTGGGATATGGGTAATCAAGTCTATGGCGATTTAGTACTCCCATCTCCATTGGAGACTTTTAAAACACTTCACGCAATGCTAAATGATGATAGTGTTATAGCTGAGATAAAAACAACTCTTTATCGCTCATCTGTTGGCTTTGGGATTTCTCTTCTTTTTGGAACTGCGCTTGGGCTTTTAGCTGGGTTTTTTGCAACAGCTTCCATGATGAGCCGACCAATTGTGACAATACTTGTTGGTATGCCTCCGATTGCTTGGATAGTTTTGGCAATGATATGGTTTGGAATGGGCGATGAAACCGTTATATTTACAGTTATTGTTGCATCTTTTCCTATCATTTTTGTTGGTGCGCTTCAAGGAACACGAACGCTTGATGGGGATTTAAAAGAGATGGCTAAGAGCTTTAACTTTCCATGGCACATGAAATTTCTTGATGTCTATTTTCCACATATCTTCTCTTATGTATTTCCTGCATGGGTTAGTGCGCTTGGAATGGCGTGGAAGATAGTTATCATGGCTGAACTCTTAGCAACAAGTGATGGCATAGGCGCATCTTTGGCAACTGCTAGAAGTCAGCTTGACACTCCAACTGCTCTAGCGATTGTGAGCATCATGATTGGCTCACTTATGTTTATAGAGTACATCATCTTAGAGCCTATAAAGCGAGAGGTTGAGTTATGGAGAGATTAG